One stretch of Streptomyces peucetius DNA includes these proteins:
- a CDS encoding GNAT family N-acetyltransferase, translating to MEPITLTTGRLLLRTFTPEDTEAVHQACQDPDIQRWTTVPSPYGWQHAAEFTERMVPDGWRNGTMCTFAVLPREGGPLMASVAVTMRTFSGTWEIGFWTGKEHRGRGVMAESITAVSHWAFARLGATRMEWRAEVGNTASRAVAEKAGFRMEGELRAALLNKDTLRDAWIGGLLPSDLGLPCDVAYLPARS from the coding sequence ATGGAGCCGATCACACTCACCACCGGACGCCTGCTGCTGCGGACCTTCACCCCCGAGGACACGGAGGCGGTCCACCAGGCCTGCCAGGATCCGGACATCCAGCGGTGGACCACGGTTCCTTCTCCGTACGGGTGGCAGCACGCGGCCGAGTTCACCGAGCGCATGGTCCCGGACGGCTGGCGCAACGGCACCATGTGCACCTTCGCCGTGCTGCCGCGCGAGGGCGGCCCGCTGATGGCCTCGGTCGCCGTGACCATGCGCACCTTCTCGGGTACGTGGGAGATCGGCTTCTGGACTGGCAAGGAGCACCGGGGCCGGGGCGTGATGGCGGAGAGCATCACCGCCGTGTCCCACTGGGCCTTCGCCAGGCTGGGTGCCACCCGCATGGAATGGCGGGCGGAGGTCGGCAACACCGCCTCCCGGGCCGTCGCGGAGAAAGCCGGTTTCCGTATGGAGGGGGAGCTTCGGGCGGCGCTGCTCAACAAGGACACCCTGCGTGACGCGTGGATCGGCGGGCTGCTCCCGTCCGATCTGGGCCTGCCGTGCGACGTCGCCTATCTCCCCGCCCGCTCCTGA
- a CDS encoding winged helix-turn-helix domain-containing protein — MTTPPPTLELSADEARRIALRAQGFLGAPDRRAGVRGVLRHLGAVQLDTISVLARSHELIPYARLGAVGRRTVEDAYWTEGHSFEYWSHAACILPVEEWPHFAFRRRAYRSRPHWYHDLPDGAYDAVIKQLRAEGPLTATGLGGANNGGEWWDWSASKVAVERALMYGEVVCTERRSWKRVYDLAERAIPDALLHDDLDDTECLRRLVRLAGQSLGVGTRADIADYHRIKGEQFDAVVADSGLVPVSVEGWAKPAWADPAALASPPRGRHRTTLLSPFDSLIWERARTERIFGFTHRLEAYVPKPKRLHGYFAMPLLAGGKLLGRVDPAREGTTLVARQVSLDTPKAVAPMARALREAAEWVGCDYVRVERVDRPELTADLVKALD, encoded by the coding sequence ATGACGACGCCGCCGCCGACTCTCGAACTCTCCGCCGACGAGGCCCGCCGCATCGCGCTGCGCGCCCAGGGATTCCTGGGCGCGCCGGACCGGCGCGCCGGAGTCCGGGGTGTCCTGCGCCACCTCGGCGCCGTGCAGCTGGACACGATCTCGGTGCTGGCGCGTTCGCACGAGCTGATTCCCTACGCGCGGCTCGGCGCCGTCGGCCGCCGCACGGTCGAGGACGCGTACTGGACGGAGGGACACAGCTTCGAGTACTGGTCCCACGCGGCGTGCATACTGCCCGTCGAGGAGTGGCCGCACTTCGCCTTCCGGCGCCGCGCGTACCGCTCCCGCCCCCACTGGTACCACGACCTGCCGGACGGCGCGTACGACGCGGTGATCAAGCAGCTGCGCGCGGAGGGCCCGCTGACCGCGACCGGTCTGGGTGGTGCGAACAACGGCGGCGAGTGGTGGGACTGGTCCGCCTCCAAGGTCGCCGTCGAGCGCGCGCTGATGTACGGCGAGGTGGTGTGCACCGAGCGGCGCAGCTGGAAGCGGGTGTACGACCTCGCGGAACGGGCGATCCCCGACGCCCTCCTCCACGACGACCTGGACGACACCGAGTGCCTGCGCCGTCTCGTCCGGCTGGCAGGTCAGTCGCTCGGCGTCGGCACCCGTGCCGACATCGCCGACTACCACCGCATCAAGGGCGAGCAGTTCGACGCGGTGGTCGCGGACTCGGGACTGGTGCCGGTGTCGGTCGAGGGCTGGGCCAAACCCGCCTGGGCCGATCCGGCGGCGCTCGCCTCCCCGCCGCGCGGTCGCCATCGGACGACCCTCCTCTCACCATTCGACTCGCTCATCTGGGAGCGTGCGCGCACCGAGCGGATCTTCGGCTTCACCCACCGGCTGGAGGCCTACGTGCCCAAGCCCAAGCGTTTGCACGGCTATTTCGCGATGCCGCTGCTCGCGGGCGGCAAGCTGCTGGGCCGCGTCGATCCGGCGCGCGAGGGTACGACGCTGGTGGCCCGCCAGGTGTCGCTGGACACACCGAAGGCCGTGGCCCCGATGGCCCGGGCGCTGCGCGAGGCCGCCGAGTGGGTGGGCTGCGACTACGTTCGCGTCGAACGGGTCGACCGGCCGGAGCTCACCGCGGACCTGGTCAAGGCCCTGGACTGA
- a CDS encoding response regulator, with protein sequence MADGFGPVHGGAGHPGETHAQTEAHSDDGAAGCGKEPIRVLVVDDHALFRRGLEIVLAHEEGIEVVGEAGDGAEAVDKAADLLPDIVLMDVRMPKRGGIEACTSIKEVAPSAKIIMLTISDEEADLYDAIKAGATGYLLKEISTDEVATAIRAVADGQSQISPSMASKLLTEFKSMIQRTDERRLVPAPRLTDRELEVLKLVATGMNNRDIAKELFISENTVKNHVRNILEKLQLHSRMEAVVYAMREKILEIR encoded by the coding sequence ATGGCGGACGGATTCGGTCCGGTGCACGGCGGCGCAGGCCACCCCGGTGAGACGCACGCGCAGACGGAAGCGCACTCCGACGACGGGGCCGCAGGCTGCGGAAAGGAGCCGATCCGGGTTCTCGTCGTGGACGACCACGCGCTGTTCCGGCGAGGGCTCGAGATCGTCCTCGCGCACGAGGAGGGCATCGAGGTCGTCGGCGAGGCCGGCGACGGGGCAGAGGCCGTGGACAAGGCCGCGGACCTGTTGCCGGACATCGTGCTGATGGACGTCCGGATGCCCAAGCGCGGCGGCATCGAGGCGTGCACCAGCATCAAGGAGGTGGCCCCCAGTGCGAAGATCATCATGTTGACGATCAGTGACGAGGAGGCCGACCTCTACGACGCGATCAAGGCCGGGGCCACGGGGTACCTCCTCAAGGAGATCTCCACGGACGAGGTCGCGACGGCCATCCGCGCGGTGGCGGACGGACAGTCGCAGATCAGCCCTTCCATGGCGTCCAAGCTGCTCACCGAGTTCAAGTCGATGATCCAGCGCACCGACGAGCGCAGGCTCGTGCCGGCGCCCCGGCTGACCGACCGGGAGCTGGAGGTGCTCAAGCTCGTGGCCACGGGAATGAACAACCGCGACATCGCCAAGGAGTTGTTCATCTCGGAGAACACCGTCAAGAACCATGTGCGCAACATCCTGGAGAAGTTGCAGCTGCACTCCAGGATGGAGGCCGTGGTCTACGCGATGCGGGAGAAGATCCTCGAGATCCGGTAG
- the hpf gene encoding ribosome hibernation-promoting factor, HPF/YfiA family has translation MDIVVKGRKTEVPERFRKHVAEKLKLDKIQKLDAKVISLDVEVSKEHNPRQADRSDRVEITLRSRGPVIRAEAAAADPYAALDLATGKLEARLRKQHDKRHNRRGNGRLSAAAVADSVPGVAELSATNGRPLAEEATESIPTTKIGSIEVRGEGPLVVREKMHTAAPMTLDQALYEMELVGHDFYLFVDSETKQPSVVYRRHAYDYGVIHLETDPLAGSEAGGAGGALGG, from the coding sequence GTGGACATCGTCGTCAAGGGCCGCAAGACCGAGGTGCCCGAGCGGTTCCGCAAGCACGTGGCCGAGAAGCTGAAGCTGGACAAGATCCAGAAGCTCGATGCCAAGGTGATCAGCCTCGACGTCGAGGTGTCCAAGGAGCACAACCCGCGGCAGGCCGACCGTTCCGACCGTGTGGAGATCACTCTCCGCTCGCGAGGCCCGGTGATCCGGGCCGAGGCAGCGGCAGCCGACCCGTACGCAGCGCTGGACCTCGCAACCGGCAAGCTGGAGGCACGGCTTCGCAAGCAGCACGACAAGCGCCACAACCGTCGTGGCAACGGCCGTCTGTCCGCGGCCGCAGTGGCCGATTCCGTGCCCGGCGTCGCAGAGTTGAGCGCCACCAACGGCCGACCCCTCGCCGAAGAGGCGACAGAATCCATTCCCACCACCAAGATCGGATCGATCGAGGTGCGGGGCGAAGGGCCACTGGTGGTCCGCGAGAAAATGCACACCGCGGCACCGATGACGCTCGACCAGGCTCTCTACGAGATGGAGCTGGTCGGCCACGACTTCTATCTCTTCGTCGACTCCGAGACGAAGCAGCCCAGTGTCGTCTACCGGCGGCACGCCTACGACTACGGCGTCATCCACCTGGAGACCGATCCCTTGGCCGGGTCGGAGGCAGGCGGCGCCGGAGGTGCGCTCGGCGGCTGA
- a CDS encoding ComF family protein has product MKAWWREISGLVLPAVCGGCGAPRTQLCAACAHVLHGRTARRARPVPEPAGLPVVHAAAAYTDSVRAVILAHKERGALGLARPLGVALAGAVRAAAAFSAGPPGGPLCLVPVPSAPSAVRARGQDATRRIALAAAGELRRTGTAAKVLPVLRQRRRMADQAGLTARQRLANAAGALEVRAGGARLLAGGRTVLVDDLMTTGATLVEAARALSAVTEPGPQWHERPSAAVVAVPPLSFELNRN; this is encoded by the coding sequence ATGAAGGCGTGGTGGCGCGAGATCTCCGGCTTGGTGCTCCCGGCCGTCTGCGGCGGCTGCGGTGCGCCCCGTACACAGCTGTGCGCGGCATGCGCCCACGTGCTGCACGGGCGCACGGCGCGCAGGGCGAGGCCGGTGCCCGAGCCGGCGGGACTTCCCGTGGTGCATGCCGCCGCGGCCTACACGGACTCGGTCCGCGCCGTGATCCTGGCGCACAAGGAACGGGGCGCGCTGGGGCTGGCGCGGCCGCTTGGCGTGGCGCTGGCCGGAGCGGTGCGTGCGGCGGCGGCGTTCTCGGCCGGTCCGCCGGGCGGCCCGCTGTGCCTGGTGCCGGTGCCGTCGGCGCCGAGTGCCGTCAGGGCGCGGGGTCAGGACGCCACGCGGCGGATCGCGCTCGCGGCGGCGGGGGAGCTGAGGCGTACGGGCACGGCCGCGAAGGTCCTGCCGGTGCTGCGGCAGCGGCGCCGCATGGCCGACCAGGCGGGGCTCACGGCCCGCCAGAGGCTCGCCAACGCGGCAGGGGCGCTGGAGGTACGTGCCGGTGGTGCGCGGCTCCTCGCGGGCGGCAGGACGGTGCTCGTGGACGACCTGATGACGACCGGAGCGACGCTGGTGGAGGCGGCGCGGGCACTGAGTGCCGTGACGGAGCCCGGTCCGCAGTGGCACGAGCGGCCGAGCGCCGCGGTCGTCGCAGTTCCACCGCTGTCCTTCGAATTAAACCGGAACTGA
- a CDS encoding LpqB family beta-propeller domain-containing protein, whose translation MGADRRRNGPGLRRPSALLGLSGVLLAGCASMPDSGDVRAVKASQRADSQVRVYAVPPRKDASPDEIVTGFLEAMTSDDTNFDTARSYLTPEASKKWRPEESTTVLAAAPDPGVPVPGRRDNPGMSYPLLGRHIATVDAQHAYQPVTPSEYRRTIHLSQKAGPDGKQWRIDSLPAGLLLGASDFERNYRSVNKYYFASGRDVMVADPVFIRQRQDPVTRMDPVTQAVKALLEGPTNWLKPVVESRFPSGTGMKLKDGTTSLAFDDRNGLQVPLDEKASHVGRTQCLKMAAQILFTIKDLSSARLEHVELLRANGSQLCVMSAGQAEGYAPDHTSGRPDHQYFVDSEHRLALIAAGTAEADEPQNVVGPFGDGRVRLGAVGVARDEHRAAAVSEDRSRLFVASIVSNSELDAPVVISSGKEVDNRLSAPSWDGRGDLWVADRDPARPELKRLARGADTAEPVKIVPGLGGARIEAVRVSADGVRIALLLTKDGSTTLKIGRVERHGGDDDPVVTVTELRPAAPQMETVTAVSWAGPSRLVVVGKEAGGVQQVRYIQTDGSTVPKGILPGLNQVKAVAASDDESQPLVAYSQEDGIVRLPAGANWQTLVKEGTSPVYPG comes from the coding sequence GTGGGCGCTGACCGCCGTCGTAACGGGCCGGGCCTGCGGCGCCCGTCGGCGCTGCTCGGTCTGAGCGGTGTACTGCTGGCCGGGTGCGCCTCGATGCCGGACTCCGGTGATGTCCGTGCCGTGAAGGCGTCGCAGCGGGCCGATTCGCAGGTGCGGGTGTACGCGGTGCCCCCGAGGAAGGACGCGTCCCCCGACGAGATCGTCACGGGCTTCCTGGAGGCGATGACCAGTGACGACACCAATTTCGACACGGCCCGCTCGTATCTGACGCCGGAGGCGTCGAAGAAGTGGCGGCCGGAGGAGAGCACGACGGTACTGGCGGCGGCTCCTGATCCGGGTGTGCCGGTGCCCGGGCGGCGCGACAACCCGGGGATGAGCTATCCGCTGCTTGGCCGGCACATCGCCACGGTCGACGCGCAGCACGCCTATCAGCCGGTGACGCCGAGCGAGTACCGCAGGACGATCCATCTGTCGCAGAAGGCCGGTCCCGACGGCAAGCAGTGGCGTATCGACAGCCTGCCCGCGGGGCTGCTGCTGGGCGCGTCCGACTTCGAGCGCAACTACCGTTCGGTCAACAAGTACTACTTCGCCTCCGGGCGGGACGTCATGGTCGCCGACCCCGTCTTCATACGGCAGCGACAGGATCCGGTGACCCGTATGGACCCGGTGACGCAGGCGGTCAAGGCGCTGCTGGAGGGGCCGACGAACTGGCTGAAGCCGGTCGTCGAGTCCCGGTTCCCGAGCGGCACCGGGATGAAGCTCAAGGACGGCACCACGTCACTGGCCTTCGACGACCGCAACGGGCTGCAGGTCCCCCTCGACGAGAAGGCCTCCCATGTGGGGCGGACGCAGTGCCTGAAGATGGCCGCGCAGATCCTGTTCACGATCAAGGACCTGTCGTCGGCCCGGCTCGAGCACGTGGAGCTGCTGCGCGCGAACGGCTCGCAGCTGTGTGTGATGAGCGCCGGGCAGGCCGAGGGCTACGCGCCGGACCACACCTCCGGCCGGCCCGACCACCAGTACTTCGTCGACAGCGAGCACCGGCTGGCGTTGATCGCGGCCGGCACCGCGGAGGCGGACGAGCCGCAGAACGTGGTGGGACCGTTCGGCGACGGCCGTGTCCGGCTGGGTGCCGTCGGTGTGGCCAGGGACGAACACAGGGCCGCGGCTGTTTCCGAGGACCGCAGCAGACTGTTCGTGGCGTCGATCGTCTCCAACAGCGAACTGGACGCGCCCGTTGTCATCAGTTCCGGCAAGGAGGTCGACAACCGCCTGTCCGCGCCCAGCTGGGACGGCCGTGGCGATCTCTGGGTGGCCGACCGCGATCCGGCCCGGCCGGAGCTCAAGCGCCTCGCGCGCGGCGCGGACACTGCGGAACCGGTCAAGATCGTTCCGGGCCTGGGCGGGGCGCGCATCGAGGCGGTGCGGGTGTCGGCGGACGGCGTACGGATCGCGCTGCTGCTGACGAAGGACGGCAGCACGACGCTGAAGATCGGGCGGGTGGAACGGCACGGAGGCGATGACGACCCCGTGGTGACCGTCACGGAACTGAGGCCCGCCGCGCCGCAGATGGAGACCGTGACTGCTGTTTCGTGGGCGGGTCCGAGCCGGCTCGTGGTCGTCGGCAAGGAAGCCGGTGGCGTGCAGCAGGTGCGCTACATCCAGACGGACGGCTCGACCGTTCCGAAGGGGATCCTGCCGGGCCTCAATCAGGTGAAGGCGGTCGCCGCCTCCGACGACGAGAGCCAGCCGCTGGTGGCGTACTCGCAGGAGGACGGCATCGTACGGCTGCCCGCCGGCGCCAACTGGCAGACGCTGGTCAAGGAGGGGACCTCACCGGTCTACCCGGGGTAG
- the mtrB gene encoding MtrAB system histidine kinase MtrB has product MPGGSVAPGHGEQAPRKGRAAGPGRGPRRLGGRLLHGGRLLQEGAPNGPVPRLVMRWVRRPLLPAVRLWRRNIQLRVVVSTLLMSLGVVVLLGFVVIGQVRNGLLDAKSRASQSQAAGGFAVAREKANAPIGPGGDGNADGGNARTWRSDLVVQLSSGGQGAFNVVALSAEQGAGTSRAPRTSGAVDPASIPLDLRESVRQETGTFETYLSIRYTDNGLEPEPGLVVGTQLNDIEGNPYELYYVFPLAQEEQSLNLVRGTLATAGLFVVVLLGAIAWLVVRQIVTPVRMAAGIAERLAAGRLQERMKVTGEDDIARLGEAFNKMAQNLQLKIQQLEELSRMQRRFVSDVSHELRTPLTTVRMAADVIHEARSDFDPVTARSAELLGDQLDRFESLLSDLLEISRFDAGAAALEAEPIDLREVVRRVIGGAEPLAERKGSRIRVVGDGQPVVAEADARRVERVLRNLVVNAVEHGDGKDVVVRMAAAGGAVAVAVRDYGVGLKPGEATRVFNRFWRADPARARTTGGTGLGLSIAVEDARLHGGWLQAWGEPGGGSQFRLTLPRTADEPLRGSPIPLEPEDSRQNRERAGASGEPEANGHRLTSVPVQTVSDRSPLPPRTAPPEVDPTALPGNGSRVVARPSGERGDSPAARSSAEWEDTTRGR; this is encoded by the coding sequence ATGCCCGGCGGCAGCGTTGCTCCGGGGCACGGCGAGCAGGCGCCCCGCAAGGGGCGGGCTGCCGGACCGGGTCGTGGGCCGAGGCGACTCGGCGGCCGTCTGCTGCACGGCGGACGGCTGCTCCAGGAAGGCGCCCCCAATGGGCCGGTGCCGCGGCTCGTCATGCGCTGGGTGAGGCGTCCGCTGCTGCCCGCGGTGCGGCTGTGGCGGCGGAACATCCAGCTCCGGGTGGTCGTGAGCACCCTGCTGATGTCACTCGGCGTGGTGGTGCTGCTGGGATTCGTCGTCATCGGCCAGGTCCGCAACGGCCTGCTCGACGCCAAGAGCAGGGCGTCGCAGAGCCAGGCGGCCGGTGGTTTCGCCGTCGCCCGGGAGAAGGCGAACGCTCCGATCGGTCCCGGCGGGGACGGCAACGCCGACGGCGGAAACGCACGCACGTGGCGTTCCGATCTCGTGGTGCAGCTGTCCAGTGGAGGCCAGGGCGCTTTCAACGTGGTCGCCCTCAGCGCCGAGCAGGGCGCCGGCACCAGCCGCGCGCCGCGTACGTCCGGGGCGGTGGACCCGGCGAGCATCCCCCTGGACCTGAGAGAGTCCGTCAGGCAGGAAACGGGGACGTTCGAGACGTACCTAAGCATCCGGTACACGGACAACGGGCTCGAACCGGAGCCCGGGCTCGTCGTCGGCACGCAGCTGAACGACATCGAGGGCAATCCGTACGAGCTGTACTACGTCTTTCCGCTGGCGCAGGAGGAGCAGTCGCTCAACCTGGTCAGAGGCACCCTGGCGACCGCCGGGCTCTTCGTCGTCGTGCTGCTGGGGGCGATCGCCTGGCTGGTGGTGCGGCAGATCGTCACCCCGGTCCGAATGGCGGCCGGTATCGCGGAGCGGCTCGCGGCGGGCCGGCTCCAGGAGCGGATGAAGGTCACCGGCGAGGACGACATCGCCCGGCTCGGTGAAGCGTTCAACAAGATGGCGCAGAACCTCCAGCTGAAGATCCAGCAGCTGGAGGAGCTCTCCAGGATGCAGCGCCGTTTCGTCTCCGACGTGTCGCACGAGCTGCGTACGCCGCTGACGACCGTGCGGATGGCCGCCGACGTGATCCATGAGGCGCGCAGCGACTTCGATCCGGTGACGGCGCGCTCCGCGGAGCTGCTCGGTGACCAGCTCGACCGCTTCGAGTCCCTGCTGTCCGACCTGCTGGAGATCAGCCGCTTCGACGCGGGAGCGGCTGCCCTCGAGGCCGAGCCGATAGACCTGCGTGAGGTCGTACGCCGCGTCATCGGCGGCGCCGAGCCGCTGGCGGAGCGCAAGGGCAGCCGGATACGGGTCGTCGGTGACGGGCAGCCGGTCGTCGCCGAGGCCGACGCGCGCCGCGTCGAGCGGGTGCTGCGCAATCTGGTGGTCAACGCCGTCGAGCACGGCGACGGCAAGGATGTCGTGGTCCGCATGGCAGCGGCCGGCGGCGCGGTGGCCGTCGCGGTGCGGGACTACGGGGTGGGACTGAAGCCGGGCGAGGCGACCCGCGTCTTCAACCGGTTCTGGCGGGCCGACCCGGCGCGGGCGAGGACCACGGGAGGCACCGGCCTCGGCCTGTCCATCGCGGTCGAGGACGCTCGGCTCCACGGCGGCTGGCTGCAGGCGTGGGGCGAGCCGGGCGGTGGTTCGCAGTTCCGTCTGACCCTGCCGCGCACCGCGGATGAGCCGCTGCGCGGCTCCCCGATACCGCTGGAGCCGGAGGACTCGCGACAGAACCGGGAACGTGCCGGTGCCTCGGGAGAGCCCGAGGCGAACGGGCACCGGCTGACGTCCGTACCCGTCCAGACCGTGTCGGACCGGTCGCCGCTGCCGCCGCGCACGGCACCCCCCGAGGTCGACCCGACGGCGCTGCCGGGCAACGGGTCGCGGGTGGTGGCACGACCGTCAGGAGAGCGGGGCGATTCCCCCGCCGCAAGGAGTTCAGCGGAGTGGGAGGACACGACTCGTGGGCGCTGA
- the mtrA gene encoding two-component system response regulator MtrA codes for MIAFMKGRVLVVDDDTALAEMLGIVLRGEGFEPSFVADGDKALAAFREAKPDLVLLDLMLPGRDGIEVCRLIRAESGVPIVMLTAKSDTVDVVVGLESGADDYIVKPFKPKELVARIRARLRRSEEPAPEQLTIGDLVIDVAGHSVKRDGQSIALTPLEFDLLVALARKPWQVFTREVLLEQVWGYRHAADTRLVNVHVQRLRSKVEKDPERPEIVVTVRGVGYKAGPS; via the coding sequence ATGATTGCGTTTATGAAGGGACGAGTCCTTGTCGTCGACGACGACACCGCACTGGCCGAGATGCTCGGCATTGTGCTGCGTGGTGAAGGTTTCGAGCCGTCGTTCGTAGCGGACGGTGACAAGGCGCTTGCCGCTTTCCGGGAGGCCAAACCGGACCTGGTGCTGCTGGACCTCATGCTGCCCGGACGGGACGGCATCGAGGTGTGCCGGCTCATCCGTGCCGAGTCGGGTGTTCCGATCGTGATGCTGACCGCCAAGAGCGACACGGTCGACGTCGTGGTGGGCCTCGAGTCCGGGGCCGACGACTACATCGTCAAGCCGTTCAAGCCGAAGGAGCTGGTCGCCCGGATCCGGGCGAGGCTGCGGCGGTCGGAGGAGCCGGCGCCGGAGCAGCTGACGATCGGCGACCTGGTCATCGACGTGGCCGGCCACTCCGTCAAGCGGGACGGGCAGTCCATAGCGCTGACTCCGCTGGAGTTCGACCTGCTGGTCGCGCTCGCACGCAAGCCCTGGCAGGTGTTCACCCGCGAGGTGCTGCTGGAGCAGGTGTGGGGTTATCGCCACGCCGCCGACACCCGCCTGGTCAATGTGCATGTGCAGCGGCTGCGCTCGAAGGTCGAGAAGGACCCGGAGCGCCCGGAGATCGTGGTGACCGTCCGTGGTGTCGGTTACAAGGCAGGGCCGAGCTGA
- the mtnA gene encoding S-methyl-5-thioribose-1-phosphate isomerase, translating into MADQQVQNPVATGPSKLPVLRWDEPPEGPVLVLLDQTRLPLEEVELVCTDVPALVRAIQTLAVRGAPVLGIAGAYGVALAALRGFDVEEAAELLAGARPTAVNLGYGVRLAASAHRAAVDQGADAERAARAALTAARELHRLDAEASARMAAHGLALLDELLPGGGHRILTHCNTGALVSGGEGTAFAVALSAHRAGRLQRLWVDETRPLLQGSRLTAYEAARNGLPYTLLTDNAAGSLFAAGEVDAVLIGADRIAADGSVANKIGSYPLAVLARYHHVPFVVVAPTTTVDLATADGAAIEVEQRPGREVTEVTSPQSAVAGAGSGGQSVAPLGTQAYNPAFDVTPPELVTAIVTEEGALSPVTGVGIAELCARSRQVTIS; encoded by the coding sequence ATGGCTGATCAGCAGGTACAAAACCCGGTGGCTACCGGGCCCTCAAAGCTTCCGGTGCTGCGTTGGGACGAGCCGCCCGAAGGGCCCGTACTGGTGCTTCTCGACCAGACCCGGCTGCCCCTGGAGGAGGTCGAGCTGGTCTGTACCGACGTTCCCGCCCTGGTGCGGGCGATCCAGACGCTCGCGGTGCGCGGGGCGCCTGTTCTCGGTATCGCCGGTGCCTACGGCGTGGCCCTCGCCGCACTGCGGGGCTTCGACGTGGAGGAGGCCGCCGAGCTGCTGGCCGGCGCGCGGCCCACCGCGGTGAACCTCGGGTACGGAGTGCGGCTGGCCGCGTCCGCGCACCGGGCTGCCGTCGACCAGGGCGCGGACGCCGAGCGGGCGGCCAGGGCGGCGCTCACCGCGGCCCGGGAGCTGCACCGTCTTGACGCCGAGGCCAGTGCCCGGATGGCCGCGCACGGACTGGCGCTGCTGGACGAGCTGCTGCCCGGCGGTGGTCACCGGATTCTGACGCACTGCAACACCGGGGCACTGGTGTCGGGCGGCGAGGGCACGGCGTTCGCCGTGGCGCTCTCCGCGCACCGAGCGGGCCGGCTGCAACGGCTGTGGGTGGACGAGACGAGGCCGCTGCTGCAGGGCTCGCGGCTGACCGCCTACGAGGCGGCGCGCAACGGCCTGCCGTACACGCTGCTGACCGACAACGCGGCGGGGTCGCTCTTCGCGGCCGGAGAGGTGGACGCGGTACTGATCGGCGCGGACCGGATCGCCGCGGACGGCTCGGTGGCCAACAAGATCGGCAGTTATCCGCTGGCGGTCCTGGCCAGGTACCACCATGTGCCGTTCGTCGTGGTCGCGCCGACGACGACGGTGGACCTGGCTACGGCGGACGGCGCGGCGATCGAGGTGGAGCAGCGTCCGGGGCGCGAGGTGACGGAGGTAACATCCCCGCAGTCCGCAGTGGCCGGTGCCGGAAGCGGCGGGCAGTCCGTGGCCCCCCTGGGAACCCAGGCGTACAACCCCGCGTTCGATGTCACACCGCCGGAACTGGTGACCGCGATCGTCACCGAGGAAGGGGCGTTGTCGCCTGTCACCGGCGTCGGGATCGCGGAGCTGTGTGCCAGGTCACGCCAGGTAACGATTAGCTAA
- a CDS encoding DUF4129 domain-containing protein — protein sequence MLGTGGTTAAPLILAGDDVPVDVPRVPAREAAERELSGPMYHENDPNLLQRALNRFWEWVNDLFDSASGGTPGGTLGLLVIVLVVIALVAALWWRLGKPQRTADSSDSLFDDRPRSASAHRAAAEKHAAADRWNQAVQERMRAVVRSLEERALLDPRPGRTADEAAAEAGRQLPEHADELRAAARAFDDVTYGGRTADRSAYERLRKLDLALERTKPLTAGAAQGAAE from the coding sequence GTGTTGGGCACGGGGGGCACAACGGCAGCACCGCTGATCCTGGCGGGCGACGACGTACCGGTGGACGTTCCGCGCGTCCCCGCCCGCGAGGCGGCGGAGCGGGAGCTGTCCGGGCCGATGTACCACGAGAACGACCCGAATCTTCTCCAGCGCGCCCTCAACCGCTTCTGGGAGTGGGTCAACGACCTCTTCGACTCCGCATCGGGCGGGACGCCGGGAGGCACGCTCGGCCTGCTTGTCATCGTCCTCGTCGTCATCGCCCTGGTGGCCGCGCTCTGGTGGCGGCTCGGTAAGCCCCAGCGGACCGCGGACAGTTCCGACTCGCTCTTCGACGACCGTCCGCGCAGCGCCTCCGCGCACCGCGCAGCGGCAGAGAAGCACGCCGCCGCGGACCGCTGGAACCAGGCGGTGCAGGAACGGATGCGCGCCGTCGTCCGATCCCTGGAGGAACGTGCCCTCCTCGACCCACGGCCGGGTCGCACCGCCGACGAGGCCGCCGCCGAGGCGGGCCGCCAGCTCCCCGAGCACGCCGACGAACTACGGGCGGCGGCCCGGGCGTTCGACGACGTCACATACGGCGGTCGCACCGCGGACCGGAGTGCGTACGAACGGCTGCGGAAGCTGGACCTCGCACTGGAGCGCACCAAACCTCTGACCGCCGGTGCTGCCCAGGGAGCGGCCGAATGA